The nucleotide sequence GCGGAACTAGGAGTGATTCAGTTCGTGACTGCCGGCGAGGTCGCGGCTTATGCCGGCTCGGCCGGCCGAGCGGCCCGCACCTCGCCCACAGTTTGCGTCCACACGTTTCCGCTCGCTTGGCAGCAGTGGGCGAGGAAAATGCGCGCAGGGACGCACCTGATCACGCCCTGCACGCGCCACGTGCCGCCGCAGTGCATCGACCCGAAGATCAAGTACCGCAGCCGCATGCACTGTTATCTGGCCGACCAGGAGGCGCGGCTCGTCGATCCGGAAGCCTCGGCCCTGTTGCTCGACCTCGACGGCAACCTCACGGAGACAAGCAGCGCGAGTTTTCTGATGGTGGAAGGCGGCGCCATCGTCTCGCCCACCACCCGCAACACCCTGCCGGGCATCAGCCGGGCCACGGTGATCGAGCTGGCGGCGCAACTCGGCATGGCCTTCGTCGAACGCGACATTCAGACGTACCACGCGGTCAACGCCGACGAGGCGTTTTTGGCCAGCACGCCCTATTGCCTGATGCCGGTCACCAAGATCAACGGCCTGCCGATCGGCGACGGCAAGCCCGGCCCGGTCTTTCGCCGATTGCTCGACGCCTGGAGCGAACTCGTCGGCGTGGACATCGAACGGCAAATCATCGACGGCGCGGCTGTGTGCTGACCGGGAACAGTTTGATGCCTTTGAACATTTATCCCGATGTCCGTTCATCTGGGTCGGTGCCCGCTGGATGGGCTCCGGTAAAAGGCGGTACTATAAAGTATCCTGTCCGCAACGCGGCGCTTCGCAGGTATCTTCGTCAACTCTTGCCTGGACGGTGGCAAAAAGTCATCAAACAAGGCAACAGTGGCGAGGTCCATTATCTCGAACACGAGTCCGGACAGGTTGCGGACGTCAAGTTCTTTCCCATACGAGACGAAAACCCATGAACCTCGAATCCTTGCTTTCTCGCGAGCTGCCAGCCGCGTCGAACGGCATAGCGCTGTTCGCCGTGCTCAATTTAGGGTTGATCGAGTCGCTGGCCAACGGCGCACTGGGCACGGCCGAAGCGGTGCGCGTGTTCTACAACGCCGAGAACTGTTTGTTTGTCGAAAAGCGGCTGCGCGACAAGACGGCCCGTGAGATCATGAGCCGCGGCGTGCAGCTCCCCGACCTGTTTGCTGCCTTTTCAGAAGACGACGCTCGTCGCGAATTCCAGCACGAACTGGCCGCGATGCGAACGCTGTGCCTCAAGTTGCTTGAACAACAGCGCCTGGCGGCATGACTGCGCGCCTCGATCGGACGTCGATTTCACCTTGTGGGATTTCCAAGATCGTCATCGAGAAGCCCGGCTGAAGCCGGCTCAAGAATTCTCAGTTTTGCTCCTCAACCACCAGCTAAAGCTGGTGGCAAACACGATGCGTGTCACCGGTCATCGCCTACCCTCCCTGCCGCTGCTGATAGATCGCCTGCAACAGCGTTTCCACGTCGGGATACTTCTTTTTCACTTTGAGGGCCGCCTCCAGCAGCCGGCGGGCGTCGCTCTCGGAATGGCCCAACTGACGCAGCACCTGGAACGTTTCGTCGACTACGTCGTGCTCGACCTCCGCCGCCGTGGGTTGCTCGCGGGCCACCATCA is from Pirellulales bacterium and encodes:
- a CDS encoding aminotransferase class IV, translating into MTAGHHEAGAAAEALVYLNGRMLPTSQAHLAIFDAGVVMGATVTEMTRTFRQRPFRLEEHLDRLFRSLRHVRFAIGPSKDELAAASRELVAHNAALLHPGAELGVIQFVTAGEVAAYAGSAGRAARTSPTVCVHTFPLAWQQWARKMRAGTHLITPCTRHVPPQCIDPKIKYRSRMHCYLADQEARLVDPEASALLLDLDGNLTETSSASFLMVEGGAIVSPTTRNTLPGISRATVIELAAQLGMAFVERDIQTYHAVNADEAFLASTPYCLMPVTKINGLPIGDGKPGPVFRRLLDAWSELVGVDIERQIIDGAAVC